The following coding sequences are from one bacterium SCSIO 12741 window:
- a CDS encoding DUF692 domain-containing protein, with protein sequence MNTITGTGIGFRRDIADEIISLEDGKPDFIEVAPENWMGLGGYWRKKLDEAVEKYPLVCHGLSLSIGSPDPLDMDFLNELKKFLDHYQVSLYSEHLSYSKCDNAHLYDLLPIPFRQDAVDHIAERIRVVQDFLERPLILENVSYYTPLAPEMKEEEFVSAILNQSDCRLLLDVNNVYVNSFNHTYSSTDYINALPLDRVAYIHMAGHEQVAPDLIIDTHGQNIIDPVYQLFEETLPKLNPVPVLLERDFNIPDWPILQNELSRLRSIGQKAWQKSPTH encoded by the coding sequence ATGAATACAATCACAGGAACAGGTATTGGTTTTCGGCGAGATATCGCCGATGAAATAATCTCACTGGAAGACGGAAAGCCTGACTTCATTGAAGTTGCTCCCGAAAACTGGATGGGACTGGGCGGATATTGGAGAAAAAAACTGGATGAAGCAGTAGAAAAATATCCTTTGGTTTGCCATGGTCTTTCCCTTTCTATTGGAAGTCCGGATCCGCTCGATATGGACTTTCTGAACGAACTCAAGAAGTTTCTGGATCACTATCAGGTGTCGTTGTATTCTGAGCATTTATCCTACAGCAAATGCGACAACGCTCACCTGTATGATTTGCTCCCCATCCCCTTTCGCCAAGATGCTGTGGATCACATTGCGGAACGCATTCGTGTGGTACAGGATTTTTTGGAAAGGCCACTTATTCTGGAAAACGTGAGTTACTACACTCCACTGGCTCCGGAAATGAAAGAAGAGGAATTCGTTTCGGCGATTCTGAATCAATCTGACTGCCGTTTGCTACTCGACGTTAATAACGTTTATGTAAACAGCTTTAACCATACTTATTCAAGCACCGATTACATCAACGCCCTTCCTCTTGACCGGGTGGCCTACATCCACATGGCTGGGCACGAACAAGTAGCTCCGGACCTCATTATTGATACTCATGGGCAAAACATCATTGATCCGGTGTATCAGCTATTTGAAGAAACCCTGCCCAAACTTAATCCGGTTCCGGTATTGTTGGAACGCGACTTCAACATTCCCGATTGGCCGATTTTACAAAACGAATTGAGTCGATTACGATCCATAGGTCAAAAAGCATGGCAGAAATCACCCACCCATTAA
- a CDS encoding putative DNA-binding domain-containing protein, with the protein MAEITHPLSDDTRHWQSELANYCRTGEATDMPGVSPDRLPHYRRLVYNIAYDTLRTAYPVTFRILSKEEWNGLVQRFFAVHPCQNYQVWKMPYELVVYLRENEFELKENYPYLEELVFFEWTEIEVYCEEDQPVEVYHESGDWRTDPVVCNPHHRLLTISYPFHQVKAEDAALQPGEYHLLILRDPDSGSAQFMALSPLFFQALEQLSATANHLGEALIRAGASFGVSDSDFLFEQSQPFIELLRSRKFLLGFPLKG; encoded by the coding sequence ATGGCAGAAATCACCCACCCATTAAGCGACGATACCCGTCATTGGCAATCCGAATTGGCTAACTACTGCCGCACTGGTGAAGCTACCGATATGCCCGGGGTTTCTCCTGATCGATTGCCCCATTACCGCCGTTTGGTCTATAACATCGCTTACGACACCCTAAGAACGGCCTATCCTGTCACCTTTCGTATTCTCAGTAAAGAGGAGTGGAATGGACTTGTTCAACGTTTTTTTGCTGTTCACCCTTGTCAGAATTACCAGGTTTGGAAAATGCCTTACGAGCTCGTGGTTTATCTCAGGGAAAATGAATTTGAGCTTAAAGAAAACTATCCTTACCTGGAAGAACTGGTCTTTTTTGAATGGACAGAAATAGAAGTGTATTGCGAAGAAGATCAACCCGTGGAAGTCTACCATGAGAGCGGTGATTGGAGAACGGATCCAGTGGTATGCAATCCCCATCATCGTCTACTCACTATCTCCTACCCATTTCATCAGGTAAAAGCGGAAGACGCGGCTCTCCAACCTGGAGAATACCACCTGCTCATTCTTAGAGATCCCGATTCAGGATCTGCCCAGTTTATGGCCTTATCGCCTCTCTTTTTTCAAGCCTTGGAACAGCTAAGTGCTACGGCCAACCACCTGGGAGAAGCCTTAATTCGTGCAGGTGCCTCCTTCGGCGTTAGCGATTCAGACTTTTTGTTTGAACAGTCACAGCCCTTTATAGAGCTCCTTCGTTCCCGAAAATTTCTTCTTGGATTCCCCTTAAAAGGATAG